The following are from one region of the Spirochaetae bacterium HGW-Spirochaetae-1 genome:
- a CDS encoding aminoacyl-tRNA hydrolase, producing the protein MKIIAFLGNPGKKYARNRHNIGFIVGEYFARQHGISCGQKKFNALSGNGKIDGEDICLLFPQTYMNKSGESVIPALNYYGLDVHDLVAVHDEIEFNFGRVEVKFGGGHKGHNGIRSIVQCAASADFHRIRFGVGRPENPEIPVADYVLGNFLPEEMVRIEELLPRIDEMLIDVIKKRD; encoded by the coding sequence ATGAAAATTATCGCTTTTCTCGGAAATCCCGGTAAAAAGTATGCCAGGAACCGGCATAATATAGGGTTTATCGTTGGAGAATATTTTGCCCGGCAACATGGCATTTCCTGCGGACAGAAAAAATTCAATGCCCTTTCAGGCAATGGGAAAATTGACGGGGAAGATATCTGTCTCCTCTTTCCCCAGACATATATGAATAAGAGCGGCGAGTCGGTCATACCTGCTCTTAACTATTACGGTCTCGATGTCCATGACCTGGTGGCCGTTCATGATGAAATAGAGTTCAATTTTGGGAGAGTGGAAGTCAAATTTGGCGGGGGGCACAAGGGCCACAACGGGATACGTTCCATAGTACAGTGCGCCGCTTCAGCTGATTTTCATCGTATCCGTTTCGGCGTGGGACGGCCCGAAAATCCCGAGATTCCCGTTGCAGACTATGTCCTCGGTAACTTTCTTCCCGAGGAAATGGTCAGAATAGAAGAATTGCTTCCCCGTATTGACGAAATGCTCATTGATGTGATAAAAAAGCGGGACTGA
- a CDS encoding glycosyltransferase family 1 protein: protein MKICLLSYRGNPYCGGQGIYVMYLAKELVKQGHEVHVVQGPPYFPPMEGVHIHHVSNHNYFNKKNDFVKPHKPFATLQPLNLYEFIASKFGKFPEIEAFSFRAFPKLKELHGKYKFDIIHDNQCLGFGFLLIKTLGIPFVSTIHHPLSIDRTTWFEYPSDFNIKMKRVLYYPLAMQKHVANRMDKIITVSHDSAIEINKAFKVPLKKIKVVYNGMDSGIFYPIRNAKKRKNSIIFVGNVEDRKKGITYLLKALSMTRNRVHLTIVDGGAPNRKYVPKWIDRFGINDRVTFTGKIPIEKLIRLYSETEIAVSPSLYEGFGFPAAEAMACELPVIAATGGALPEVVGEHMKTGYLVPPRDAQALATAIDYLIENPRIREEMGKRARKRVLEMFTWENAAKEMVQEYEEVIHAYRRF, encoded by the coding sequence ATGAAAATATGTCTTCTCTCTTACAGGGGTAACCCTTACTGCGGAGGACAGGGTATCTATGTCATGTACCTGGCGAAAGAGCTGGTAAAACAGGGACACGAAGTCCATGTAGTCCAGGGCCCTCCCTACTTTCCTCCCATGGAAGGGGTTCATATACATCATGTAAGCAATCACAATTATTTTAATAAAAAAAATGACTTTGTGAAACCTCACAAGCCCTTTGCCACGCTACAGCCGCTGAATCTTTATGAATTCATCGCCTCCAAGTTCGGCAAGTTCCCTGAGATTGAGGCCTTTTCCTTCAGGGCCTTCCCCAAGCTGAAAGAGCTCCATGGTAAATACAAATTCGACATCATTCATGACAACCAGTGCCTGGGATTCGGCTTCCTGCTCATAAAAACCCTGGGGATACCCTTCGTCTCGACCATTCATCATCCCCTCTCCATCGACCGTACAACCTGGTTCGAGTATCCCTCGGACTTCAATATCAAGATGAAACGGGTCCTCTATTATCCCCTGGCAATGCAAAAACACGTGGCAAACCGAATGGATAAAATCATCACCGTCTCACACGACTCGGCCATCGAAATAAACAAGGCCTTCAAGGTTCCCCTGAAAAAAATCAAGGTCGTTTACAACGGCATGGACAGCGGCATATTCTATCCCATCCGCAACGCCAAGAAAAGAAAGAACAGCATTATCTTCGTCGGCAACGTAGAGGACCGCAAGAAGGGCATTACGTATCTCCTCAAAGCCCTGAGCATGACCAGGAACCGCGTTCATCTCACCATCGTCGACGGAGGAGCGCCTAACAGGAAGTATGTGCCAAAATGGATCGACCGTTTCGGCATAAACGACCGCGTCACCTTTACGGGGAAAATCCCCATCGAAAAACTCATCCGGCTCTATTCCGAAACTGAAATAGCCGTATCCCCCTCGCTGTACGAAGGCTTCGGCTTTCCGGCCGCCGAAGCCATGGCCTGCGAGCTTCCCGTCATAGCAGCCACGGGAGGAGCTCTTCCCGAGGTGGTGGGTGAGCATATGAAGACCGGCTACCTGGTGCCTCCCCGTGACGCCCAGGCCCTGGCAACGGCCATAGACTATCTCATCGAAAATCCCCGCATCCGCGAGGAGATGGGGAAAAGGGCCCGCAAACGCGTCCTGGAGATGTTCACCTGGGAAAATGCCGCAAAAGAAATGGTACAGGAATACGAAGAGGTCATACATGCTTACCGTCGATTTTAA
- the metW gene encoding methionine biosynthesis protein MetW, with translation MIPFSWKTAHWKNILPIFLKVNMVRYGWTMEQYSEIGYDLIIDIIPPHSRVLDLGCGDGVLLDRLQREKNVSGFGVEISDDGVGHCVEKGLYCYQADIDDGLADYRDNSFDYVILNQTIQSTKRPDYVVKEILRIGKRAIISFPNFAFISVRYQLGFRGIMPKSPMIPYEWYESPNIHMLTINDFDHFCKKNGYPVDMRRHFSINGRETARRVSFAPNLLAQYGFFILDGKNFTSS, from the coding sequence ATGATTCCTTTCTCCTGGAAAACAGCGCACTGGAAAAATATATTGCCAATTTTCTTAAAAGTGAATATGGTAAGATATGGTTGGACAATGGAACAGTACAGTGAAATAGGATACGATCTCATCATCGACATCATCCCTCCCCATTCCCGGGTCCTTGACCTGGGCTGCGGCGACGGCGTTCTCCTGGACCGGCTCCAGCGCGAAAAAAATGTGAGCGGTTTCGGCGTGGAAATATCCGACGACGGCGTTGGCCATTGCGTTGAAAAGGGTTTATACTGCTACCAGGCAGACATAGACGACGGACTTGCGGATTATCGGGATAATTCCTTTGATTACGTGATACTCAACCAGACCATTCAGAGCACGAAGCGCCCCGATTATGTAGTAAAGGAAATACTGAGAATAGGCAAAAGGGCGATTATCAGCTTTCCCAATTTCGCCTTTATCTCCGTCCGATACCAGCTGGGTTTCCGCGGCATTATGCCGAAGAGTCCTATGATCCCCTATGAATGGTATGAATCGCCCAATATACACATGCTTACCATAAACGACTTTGACCATTTCTGCAAAAAGAACGGCTATCCCGTGGACATGCGCCGTCATTTTTCCATCAATGGCAGGGAAACTGCCAGGAGGGTTTCCTTTGCACCGAACCTGCTGGCACAATACGGCTTTTTCATCCTCGATGGAAAAAATTTTACCAGCAGTTAA
- a CDS encoding homoserine O-acetyltransferase, producing the protein MTKKPIKTYHSGAGLVETKYFTFAEPPHELVLQSGKKLGPITLAYETYGELNRDRSNAILVFHALSGTAHAAGYHTPDDQYPGWWDIYIGPGKAFDTNKYFVICSNVIGGCNGSTGPSSINPETGNPFGLDFPMVTIEDMVQAQYHLIRHLGIEKLLSVAGGSMGGMQALSWSIQYPDKTNSVIAIATSALLSAQGIAFNEVGRQAIINDRNWSGGNYYSAWPPDAGLGLARMIGHITYLSEKHMHERFGRRFQEINPDTYSFKTEYMVESYLHHQGIKFVDRFDANSYLYITRAIDLFDLNASHDGSLIKAFENAKSNFLVVSFTSDWLYPSPMSKEIVRALRANGKNVIYTDIDTDMGHDSFLLENSALEKYIANFLKSEYGKIWLDNGTVQ; encoded by the coding sequence ATGACCAAGAAACCGATAAAAACATATCACTCCGGCGCAGGGCTCGTGGAGACCAAATATTTCACCTTTGCCGAGCCGCCCCATGAACTGGTTCTGCAGTCGGGAAAAAAACTGGGCCCTATCACCCTGGCCTATGAAACCTATGGTGAACTAAACAGGGACAGGAGTAATGCAATCCTCGTCTTCCATGCACTTTCCGGAACGGCCCATGCCGCCGGTTATCACACCCCCGATGATCAGTATCCAGGCTGGTGGGATATCTACATCGGCCCCGGGAAAGCCTTTGACACGAATAAATATTTCGTAATCTGCTCCAATGTTATCGGCGGGTGCAATGGCTCCACTGGGCCTTCTTCTATAAACCCGGAAACAGGAAATCCCTTTGGACTGGATTTCCCCATGGTCACCATCGAAGATATGGTGCAGGCCCAGTATCATCTCATCAGGCATCTTGGCATCGAAAAACTCCTTTCCGTTGCAGGCGGTTCCATGGGAGGCATGCAGGCCCTGTCATGGTCAATTCAATATCCTGATAAGACCAATTCCGTCATCGCCATCGCAACCTCGGCCCTGCTCTCGGCACAGGGAATTGCCTTTAACGAGGTGGGCCGCCAGGCCATCATAAATGACAGAAATTGGAGCGGGGGAAATTATTACAGCGCATGGCCTCCCGACGCCGGCCTCGGCCTGGCCAGAATGATAGGGCACATCACGTACCTTAGCGAAAAACACATGCACGAACGTTTCGGCCGCAGGTTTCAGGAAATCAACCCCGACACGTATTCATTCAAGACAGAATACATGGTGGAATCCTATCTTCACCACCAGGGAATCAAGTTTGTGGATCGCTTTGACGCCAATTCCTACCTCTATATAACGAGGGCCATTGATCTCTTTGATCTCAATGCCAGCCACGACGGAAGCCTCATAAAGGCCTTTGAGAACGCGAAGTCAAATTTCCTCGTGGTAAGCTTCACATCGGACTGGTTGTATCCCAGCCCCATGTCCAAGGAAATCGTCAGAGCCCTGCGTGCCAATGGGAAAAATGTCATCTACACTGATATAGATACGGACATGGGACATGATTCCTTTCTCCTGGAAAACAGCGCACTGGAAAAATATATTGCCAATTTTCTTAAAAGTGAATATGGTAAGATATGGTTGGACAATGGAACAGTACAGTGA
- a CDS encoding SAM-dependent methyltransferase, with translation MPQKKWYRNTKRSYMLTVDFNRLAVMEGQIVLDAGCGFGRHSLEFISRGAHVVSMDIDTESLRRTRFSLVEMKKTVAKAKNASYLTHVGDALNLPFKDNTFDRIICSEVMEHVNDDHKACEELARVLKKNGRIAITVPTFFSEQIYDLLTHEYYTSPGGHVRRYMPGELAAIMRECGLEVYAIGFKHAYHTIWWMIRSVVGLHWSDHPITKAYHKFLHYGLYSKFWRKTEGFFNFFFPKSLVIYAWKK, from the coding sequence ATGCCGCAAAAGAAATGGTACAGGAATACGAAGAGGTCATACATGCTTACCGTCGATTTTAACCGCCTCGCCGTCATGGAGGGACAGATCGTCCTGGATGCGGGCTGCGGGTTCGGACGTCACAGCCTGGAGTTCATCTCCCGGGGTGCCCATGTGGTGAGCATGGATATCGACACCGAATCCCTGCGCCGCACGCGCTTTTCACTGGTGGAAATGAAAAAAACCGTTGCAAAGGCAAAAAATGCCAGTTACCTGACCCACGTGGGCGACGCGCTGAATCTTCCTTTCAAGGACAATACCTTTGACCGCATCATCTGCTCCGAGGTTATGGAACACGTCAACGACGATCATAAGGCCTGTGAAGAGCTGGCCAGGGTCCTGAAAAAGAACGGCAGAATTGCCATAACGGTCCCCACCTTTTTTAGTGAACAGATTTACGACCTGCTGACCCATGAATATTACACCTCACCGGGAGGCCATGTGCGGCGGTACATGCCCGGGGAGCTTGCGGCCATCATGCGGGAATGCGGCCTGGAAGTCTATGCCATCGGTTTCAAGCATGCCTATCATACCATCTGGTGGATGATCCGTTCCGTCGTGGGACTCCACTGGAGCGACCATCCCATCACAAAGGCCTATCATAAATTTCTTCATTATGGCCTCTATTCAAAGTTCTGGCGTAAAACCGAAGGTTTTTTTAACTTCTTTTTCCCCAAAAGTCTGGTTATCTACGCCTGGAAAAAGTAG
- a CDS encoding adenylosuccinate synthase, whose protein sequence is MSCSVAIGTQWGDEGKAKMIDYFTKDADIVVRYQGGANAGHTVVVNGKKYVFHLVPSGILHKDKHCVVGNGLVLDPVQLMEEVESLELEGLDAKKRLFISDAVHLILPYHKALDAAMEEFRSQKIGTTNRGIGPCYADKCLRTGIRAGEIFDENTLKERVTIALKMKNLELEKVYNKPPFTLEEIMDILTVFRKKAGKMIINTQNYLHQSLKENKKILLEGAQGYALDIDHGTYPYVTSSNPTIGGALLGTGLNSFHVNEVIGIAKAYVTRVGEGPFPTEDTGSDGDRLRVNGKEFGSTTGRPRRCGWFDVELLKQSARINGLTSISLTKLDVLTGFGKIKVAVGYEKKGKKIDYFPSAELGTIKPVYEELDGWEEDIDRVMNYEDLPSGARDYIDFLEKAVGVKITVVSVGPGRESTFLRG, encoded by the coding sequence ATGAGCTGTTCGGTCGCCATAGGAACGCAATGGGGAGATGAGGGCAAGGCCAAGATGATCGATTATTTCACCAAGGATGCGGATATTGTTGTCCGTTATCAGGGGGGTGCCAATGCCGGTCATACGGTCGTAGTAAACGGAAAAAAATATGTGTTTCATCTCGTTCCATCGGGTATCCTGCATAAGGATAAGCATTGCGTTGTAGGGAACGGCCTGGTGCTGGATCCCGTACAGCTCATGGAGGAAGTGGAGTCGCTCGAACTGGAGGGGCTCGATGCTAAAAAGCGCCTGTTTATTTCCGACGCGGTTCACCTGATCCTTCCCTATCACAAGGCCCTGGATGCGGCCATGGAAGAATTTCGTTCACAGAAAATAGGCACGACCAACCGGGGAATCGGCCCCTGTTATGCCGATAAGTGCCTGCGTACAGGTATCCGCGCCGGCGAAATTTTTGATGAGAATACTTTGAAAGAACGGGTCACCATCGCCCTGAAAATGAAAAATCTCGAACTGGAAAAGGTATACAATAAACCTCCTTTTACGCTGGAAGAGATCATGGATATCCTTACGGTTTTCAGAAAAAAGGCCGGAAAGATGATTATCAACACTCAGAATTATCTGCACCAGTCGCTCAAAGAGAATAAAAAGATACTTCTGGAAGGCGCCCAGGGATATGCCCTTGATATAGATCATGGCACCTATCCCTATGTGACATCATCGAACCCCACAATCGGCGGGGCGCTTCTGGGCACGGGACTCAATTCCTTTCATGTCAACGAGGTGATTGGCATTGCCAAGGCCTATGTGACGCGTGTCGGCGAAGGCCCCTTTCCCACGGAAGACACCGGTAGCGATGGAGACCGGCTCAGAGTAAACGGCAAGGAATTCGGATCCACCACGGGAAGGCCGCGGCGATGCGGCTGGTTTGACGTGGAACTCCTGAAGCAGTCAGCCAGGATAAATGGACTTACCAGCATATCACTCACCAAGCTCGATGTGCTCACCGGTTTCGGGAAAATAAAGGTTGCCGTAGGATATGAAAAAAAAGGCAAAAAAATTGATTATTTTCCCTCGGCAGAACTGGGAACGATAAAACCTGTATATGAAGAGCTTGACGGATGGGAGGAGGATATCGATCGCGTTATGAATTATGAGGATCTTCCTTCAGGAGCCCGCGACTACATTGATTTTCTGGAAAAAGCCGTGGGAGTAAAAATTACTGTTGTATCCGTAGGGCCAGGCAGGGAAAGCACATTTCTGCGGGGCTGA
- a CDS encoding tungsten ABC transporter substrate-binding protein, translating into MEEIMRISFKKDLVMVLIPLLLMTTGLVAAKKVGILMMATTTSTDNTGLLDYLQPVFEKETGIELKWVAVGTGKALELGKNCDVDVLLVHAPAAEKKYVEDGYGIDRRPVMFNDFIVIGPAGDPAKLKGKKVIDAFKIMAKNKIPFASRGDDSGTHKAELKIWKDAGITAPDKEQWYISTGQGMINTISIAAERNAYTYTDRGTYYKYDAGQKGHSPLVIILEGDKALLNQYSVIAVNPAKCGKVKYNLAKKFSDWMASPSTQKLIGNFKVEGKQLFTPNAEK; encoded by the coding sequence ATGGAGGAAATTATGAGAATCAGTTTTAAAAAAGATCTGGTAATGGTGCTAATTCCGCTCCTGCTCATGACAACGGGTCTTGTTGCCGCAAAAAAAGTCGGTATTTTGATGATGGCCACAACGACAAGCACGGACAATACGGGACTCCTGGACTATCTGCAGCCCGTTTTTGAAAAGGAAACGGGTATTGAACTGAAGTGGGTTGCCGTGGGAACAGGAAAGGCCTTGGAACTAGGGAAAAATTGTGATGTGGATGTGCTTCTTGTGCATGCCCCGGCAGCGGAAAAAAAATATGTAGAAGATGGATACGGCATTGACCGCCGCCCGGTCATGTTCAATGATTTTATAGTCATCGGCCCCGCCGGTGATCCGGCAAAGTTGAAGGGAAAAAAGGTTATTGATGCCTTTAAAATTATGGCGAAGAACAAGATACCCTTTGCCAGCCGCGGTGATGATTCGGGCACGCACAAAGCCGAATTAAAAATCTGGAAGGATGCCGGCATCACGGCCCCGGACAAAGAGCAGTGGTATATCAGCACCGGTCAGGGCATGATAAACACAATCAGTATTGCAGCCGAGCGGAACGCGTACACTTATACCGACCGGGGAACTTATTACAAATACGATGCTGGGCAGAAAGGACACTCCCCCCTGGTGATCATCCTTGAAGGGGACAAGGCCCTTCTCAATCAGTATAGCGTCATTGCAGTTAATCCGGCGAAATGCGGCAAGGTAAAATATAACCTGGCGAAAAAATTCAGTGACTGGATGGCCTCACCATCGACGCAAAAACTCATTGGTAATTTTAAGGTGGAAGGGAAACAGCTCTTCACGCCTAATGCAGAAAAATAA
- a CDS encoding ABC transporter permease, which translates to MDYITNGIIQAVKLLLSGNEETFSAIFITLKISTLSISAALMMGLPAGFVLGYYNFPGKGQIRSVVDTLLALPTVVVGIIAYAFLSKRGPLGELNLLYTIPGVAIAQTVLVLPIVISLTATAIESLDARLRLTLITLGARGNQIILTSLKEARFAITTAAVTAYGRAISEVGISMIIGGNIKWHTRTITTAVALETGKGEFALGIALGIVLLLIAFLVNGALIFLKKRA; encoded by the coding sequence ATGGATTATATTACAAACGGCATCATCCAGGCGGTGAAACTGCTTCTTTCGGGAAACGAGGAAACCTTTTCCGCTATTTTTATCACCCTGAAGATATCCACGCTTTCTATTAGTGCAGCCCTCATGATGGGGCTGCCCGCCGGATTTGTTCTGGGCTATTACAACTTCCCGGGGAAGGGGCAGATCAGGTCCGTGGTGGATACCCTCCTTGCACTGCCCACTGTTGTGGTGGGCATCATCGCCTATGCCTTTCTGTCAAAGCGGGGCCCCCTGGGAGAATTGAATCTGCTCTATACGATACCCGGCGTTGCTATAGCCCAGACGGTCCTGGTGCTGCCCATTGTCATTTCCCTCACTGCTACGGCCATTGAGTCCCTCGATGCCCGTCTCAGGTTGACGCTCATCACCCTGGGAGCAAGGGGAAACCAGATCATTCTGACCAGTCTCAAGGAAGCGCGCTTTGCCATCACGACGGCAGCGGTAACGGCTTACGGGCGGGCCATCTCCGAGGTGGGGATTTCCATGATAATCGGCGGCAATATAAAATGGCATACGCGGACCATCACGACGGCCGTTGCGCTTGAGACGGGCAAGGGAGAATTCGCTCTTGGCATAGCTCTGGGCATTGTTCTGCTGCTCATCGCCTTTTTGGTGAACGGCGCTCTTATTTTCCTGAAGAAGAGGGCATGA
- a CDS encoding iron-sulfur-binding reductase — protein sequence MKFAGDYGIPIDQIKREAFFNIGGPNGFMRWGIYIFMFIAFFYLAYTIVKRVLIWRQGKGELRTDYPEKRIWMVIKYVILQAKILREKYAGIMHASLFFGFAVLFVITLTIMVEEDLTALFFHFHFIHGNFYLILSLLADFFGLVVLLGLGMAIYRRYITKPTRLDTKGTDTFALMFILLIVLTGFLSEALRIAITGFPEFEVWSPVGYALALPLSLMSEGTMRVIHFGSWWIHMLAAFVFIGLVASDKLGHIAVSTLNVYFGNLNNENGKAKFGVPIINPAVFEVAESFGVSKVEEYTWKQLMDSDACTRCGRCQDNCPAWLTEKPLSPKKLVNDIKANMDERIPQLMLAEDPSSVETTPLIDGSVQSDEFWSCTNCGACMEACPVLIEHVPKMIDMRRYKVLMEGDMAPELQTTFTNLESNFNPYGFAFAARGDWLTAVEDLKIKTLAEDPEVDYLYFVGSAASYDKRNQKVAIAFCRIMQKAGIKVGILGPEEADSGDAALRGGNEYLFHALVTQNLETFKAYGVKKIICTCPHDYNAIKKEYKEFAKVGPASDGGKLEYNFEVFHHSEIIAGLIKDGRIKIKDSYNDTVTYHDSCFLGRYNNIYDQPRYILNSIPGVKFVEMSRNHDKSFCCGAGGARMFIEEHIGTRINQFRTKDAVASGATTICTACPFCMTMLSDGPTELGIENIKTFDIAEMVYNAMEK from the coding sequence ATGAAATTTGCCGGAGATTATGGCATTCCCATAGATCAGATTAAACGGGAAGCATTTTTCAACATTGGCGGCCCCAATGGTTTCATGCGATGGGGCATCTATATCTTCATGTTTATAGCCTTTTTCTACCTTGCTTACACTATCGTAAAGAGGGTATTAATATGGAGACAGGGCAAGGGAGAACTGAGGACAGATTATCCTGAGAAGAGAATCTGGATGGTTATCAAATATGTGATACTGCAGGCCAAGATTCTCAGGGAAAAATATGCCGGTATCATGCATGCCAGCCTGTTTTTCGGTTTTGCCGTGCTTTTTGTCATTACCCTGACCATAATGGTAGAAGAGGACCTTACGGCTCTGTTCTTTCATTTCCACTTCATTCATGGTAATTTTTACCTGATACTGTCCCTTCTTGCGGACTTTTTCGGACTTGTTGTGCTGCTTGGTCTTGGCATGGCCATTTATCGCCGTTACATCACCAAGCCCACCAGGCTCGATACCAAGGGAACAGACACCTTCGCGCTCATGTTTATCCTGCTTATCGTTCTTACGGGATTTCTCAGCGAGGCTCTCAGGATTGCTATCACGGGATTCCCCGAATTTGAAGTCTGGTCACCCGTTGGATATGCCCTGGCACTGCCACTTTCGCTCATGAGCGAAGGAACCATGAGGGTCATTCATTTCGGTAGCTGGTGGATACACATGCTGGCAGCCTTTGTTTTCATAGGTCTTGTTGCCTCAGATAAACTGGGCCATATTGCCGTTTCCACGCTGAACGTATATTTTGGTAACCTGAACAATGAAAATGGTAAGGCAAAATTCGGGGTTCCCATTATCAACCCGGCTGTATTTGAAGTGGCCGAATCCTTCGGTGTTTCAAAGGTTGAGGAATATACATGGAAGCAGCTTATGGACAGTGACGCCTGTACGCGTTGCGGTCGCTGCCAGGACAACTGCCCGGCATGGCTTACGGAGAAACCCCTTTCACCGAAAAAACTTGTTAATGATATAAAAGCAAACATGGATGAGCGTATACCGCAGCTCATGCTGGCCGAAGACCCCTCGTCGGTGGAAACGACGCCACTTATCGACGGATCGGTGCAGAGTGATGAGTTCTGGTCATGCACAAACTGCGGTGCCTGTATGGAAGCCTGTCCCGTCCTTATTGAGCATGTTCCCAAAATGATCGACATGCGCCGTTACAAAGTCCTGATGGAAGGAGACATGGCTCCTGAACTGCAGACAACCTTCACCAATCTTGAAAGTAATTTCAATCCCTACGGCTTTGCCTTTGCCGCCAGGGGCGACTGGTTGACTGCGGTGGAAGATTTGAAAATAAAAACACTGGCAGAAGATCCTGAAGTTGATTATCTCTATTTTGTAGGTTCTGCCGCGTCTTACGATAAAAGGAACCAGAAAGTGGCTATCGCCTTCTGTCGGATCATGCAGAAAGCCGGGATCAAGGTAGGTATTCTTGGACCTGAAGAAGCTGATTCGGGCGATGCTGCACTGCGCGGTGGAAATGAATATCTTTTCCATGCCCTGGTGACCCAGAATCTGGAGACCTTCAAGGCTTATGGTGTCAAGAAGATCATTTGTACCTGCCCGCATGATTACAATGCTATCAAGAAGGAATACAAGGAGTTCGCCAAGGTGGGTCCTGCCTCGGATGGCGGGAAACTGGAGTACAACTTTGAGGTATTCCATCACAGCGAAATTATCGCCGGGCTCATTAAGGACGGCAGAATAAAAATTAAAGATTCATACAATGATACAGTCACTTATCATGACTCCTGCTTTCTGGGAAGATACAACAACATCTATGATCAGCCCAGGTACATCCTCAACTCGATTCCCGGTGTGAAGTTCGTTGAGATGAGCAGAAACCATGATAAAAGCTTCTGCTGCGGCGCCGGTGGAGCCAGGATGTTCATTGAGGAGCATATCGGAACCAGGATCAACCAGTTCCGCACAAAGGATGCCGTGGCTTCAGGTGCTACGACCATTTGTACGGCCTGCCCCTTCTGTATGACCATGCTTTCCGATGGTCCCACGGAACTGGGCATTGAAAATATCAAGACGTTTGATATCGCTGAAATGGTTTATAACGCCATGGAAAAGTAG
- the map gene encoding type I methionyl aminopeptidase has protein sequence MRKLARNDLCWCGSGKKYKKCHMLSDLESGTGPGKFIKPPPGVILKNSEQIEGIRKSCELTKQTLDMVEERIAEGITTNEINGWVHEFITSRGGIPAPLNYNGFPKSVCTSINEVICHGIPEDRSLKNGDIINIDVTCILDGYYGDASRMHLIGDPPEEARKIVRVARECLDVGIEQVRPFVDIGEIGFAIEKHAKANGCSVVRDYGGHGIGLRFHENPHVHHYGSRKRGITMVPNMVFTIEPMINAGRYETRLLGDNWTAVTIDGSLSAQWEHTVLVTDTGVEVLTA, from the coding sequence ATGAGAAAATTAGCAAGAAATGATCTGTGTTGGTGTGGTAGTGGGAAAAAATATAAAAAATGCCATATGCTTTCCGACCTGGAATCGGGGACTGGTCCGGGAAAGTTCATAAAGCCTCCTCCCGGGGTAATATTGAAAAATTCAGAGCAGATTGAAGGAATACGCAAAAGCTGTGAGCTGACCAAACAAACTCTCGATATGGTGGAAGAAAGAATCGCCGAAGGAATCACCACCAATGAAATAAACGGATGGGTCCATGAATTCATCACCAGCCGCGGAGGGATTCCTGCTCCGTTGAATTATAACGGGTTTCCTAAAAGCGTGTGTACCTCTATAAATGAGGTGATCTGTCACGGAATACCCGAGGACAGGTCTCTGAAAAACGGCGATATTATTAATATTGATGTGACGTGCATTCTTGATGGATATTATGGCGACGCAAGCCGGATGCATTTGATCGGCGATCCTCCCGAGGAGGCACGGAAAATTGTCCGTGTGGCCCGTGAATGTCTTGATGTGGGGATAGAACAGGTGCGTCCCTTTGTCGATATCGGCGAGATCGGTTTCGCCATTGAAAAGCATGCCAAGGCTAATGGATGCAGTGTCGTCAGGGATTATGGCGGTCATGGCATCGGGCTGCGGTTCCATGAAAACCCCCATGTGCATCACTATGGAAGCCGGAAGCGAGGCATTACCATGGTTCCCAATATGGTTTTCACCATAGAACCCATGATCAACGCGGGACGCTATGAAACGCGGCTTCTTGGAGATAACTGGACCGCCGTCACTATAGACGGGTCGCTCTCAGCCCAGTGGGAACATACCGTGCTGGTAACGGATACGGGTGTTGAAGTGCTGACGGCCTGA